The segment GCGGTCAGTACGTGGTGCCGCGGCAACCGGTACTGGGCATGCCTCGTCGAGGGGGCGGCACGGGTCGACCTGACCGGCGCACCGGCGGGTGAGGTCACGGCACGGGACGCCGCGTTCGCTCGCAACAAGGGCAGGCACGCACCGAGGCAGCGCCGCAAGAGCGACGCGGCGCCGACCGCGAACAACGCGGCTGCGCCCGAAGGCGCATCGGCTCCCGAGAGCGAATCCGCACCCGAGGGGGCATTGGCACCCGAGAGCGCGTCCGTACCCGAGAGCGCATCGGCGCCGAATGAGGCGTCGGCTCCGGAAGGCGCATCGGCATCCGGGAACCCGCCCGCCGATCAGGCATAGCGAACGTCGCGCGGGCGCCTGCAGCCCGGGCGGTCCGTGCACGAAGGCGTTCAGCCGCCCAGCCTTTCGATCGTCCGCAAGGCTATCCGAACAGGCGCCTGCTCGACAGCCGGGGCCTGTTTTTCGTCCTGCCCGCGAGCGCCGTGCAGCGCTTGCGGCTGCGCGATGCACGAGCAACTGCGTGGTGAAGACCCGGCTGACGAGTCTGTCGGGACATGATGCAACGAACCTGGCCGATACCCGGCGCTCAGGCCCTGAGCCATGGCTGTGCGCTGCGCGTGCGCGCAAGCTCCATCGCTTCGGTCAAATACGCGGTGACGGCCTCGGGCGTGCGCACGCCGAGCATGACCGAGGCAAAGCTCCCGTCGCGATAGACCATGATGGCGTGCGCGGTCGGCAGGCGCGATGCACGGAAATCGCGGACGAGGTGCCAGTAGCGCTCGAGCGCGGCACGAGAGCTGAGCAGCGTTTCATCTGGCTGCCAGTCGTCGATATTGCCGCCCCACCAGGCGGTCGCGCTGCCCGCGATGCGCGCAACCACAACACCTCGGTTAGCCGCCATCTTGACCGCGCGAGCCAGCGCCGTCGAGCGTGAATCGGCCGGATTCATAGCGTGCCTTTCTCCCTCGGACAGGTAAGGCGGCGGCTGCCTTGCGGCGGAGCCGAAACGAAGAGAGGTCGAGCAAAAATCACATCGGTGCCCGCGTCGAACAGAAGTCCTGATTATAGAAGCCGACGCCGCGCCGCAAACACATGTCGCGCCACCGTTTCGCCAGCGGAAAAAGAACTTCGCTGTCACTGCGGAGGCTGTCGATCGCCTCTGGCGAGAATAGGCTGTTCCTATCGTGCCTTTGCCACGACGCTCGCCTCCGCCCGATCCAACGGATTATGCCGACGTACCGTCTCCGACCTTATCGCCCGCTACTACTGTCCGCACTTTTTCTTTCAACGTGCGTGAGGCCCACCCTCGCACGCGCCGATTGCTTCGACGACGCCGGCGCCTATCAACAGGTCAACCCGCTCGTGCTGCGCGCGATCGCGTGGCTCGAATCGCACAATCGGCCCGATGCCACGCATCTGAACCAGAACGGTTCGATCGATTACGGCGTCATGCAGATCAACTCCATCCATCTGCGCGAGCTCAATCGCTACAACATCTCGCGTTCGACGCTCATGCGGCCGTGCGAGAACGTCTATATCGCCGCATGGCATCTACGCCGCATGATGGACAAGTACGGCAACACATGGGCCGCGGTGGGGGCCTATCATTCGCAGACGCCCGCCGAGCGCGACACCTACGCGCGTCACATTCAGCGCATCATCGCGGGCTGGCATCGTCTGCCAGCGCCGGCGGCCGCCCCCGCTTCCGCTGCGACGTCGGCGGCGGCGCGCAAAACGCGCGGTATGCACGAAGCGGACGAGGCGACCGAAGCGGACGAGGCGACCGAAACGCAAGCGTCCAGATAGCGTCGGACCTCAATGCAGCGGCGCGGGCGCACCCTCCGCGACAACGCAGTTGCGCCCTTCGTTTTTCGCTCGTGCGACCAGAAGATCGGCACGCTCCATCAGCGCTTGGACGTCGATGGTGCCTCGCGCATCGCAATATGCGACACCGAAGCTCG is part of the Trinickia caryophylli genome and harbors:
- a CDS encoding lytic transglycosylase domain-containing protein, with translation MRPTLARADCFDDAGAYQQVNPLVLRAIAWLESHNRPDATHLNQNGSIDYGVMQINSIHLRELNRYNISRSTLMRPCENVYIAAWHLRRMMDKYGNTWAAVGAYHSQTPAERDTYARHIQRIIAGWHRLPAPAAAPASAATSAAARKTRGMHEADEATEADEATETQASR